One genomic window of Arvicola amphibius chromosome 4, mArvAmp1.2, whole genome shotgun sequence includes the following:
- the Krt19 gene encoding keratin, type I cytoskeletal 19 codes for MTSYSYRQSSAISSFGGMGGGSVRFGSGGVFRAPSIHGGSGGRGVSVSSTRIVSSSSGNYGGGYGGSFGGTLAVSDGLLAGNEKTTMQNLNDRLASYLDKVRALEQANGELEVKIRDWYQKQGPGPSRDYSHYFKTIQDLRDKILGATIDNSKIVLQIDNARLAADDFRTKFETEQALRLSVEADINGLRRVLDELTLARTDLEMQIESLKEELAYLKKNHEEEISALRSQVGGQVSVEVDSAPGVDLAKILSDMRSQYEVMAEKNRKDAEALFITRTEELTKEVAVHTEQLQVSKTEVTDLRRTLQGLEIELQSQLSMKAALEGTLAETEARYGAQLAQIQGVISSIEAQLSDVRADTERQNLEYQQLMDIKSRLEQEIATYRSLLEGQEAHYNNLPTPKAI; via the exons ATGACTTCCTATAGCTATCGCCAGTCCTCAGCCATCTCTTCTTTTGGGGGAATGGGCGGCGGCTCGGTGCGCTTTGGGTCAGGGGGTGTTTTCCGTGCACCCAGCATCCACGGGGGTTCAGGCGGCCGCGGTGTGTCCGTGTCCTCCACCCGTATCGTGTCCTCGTCCTCCGGGAACTATGGCGGAGGCTACGGCGGAAGTTTCGGTGGGACTCTGGCTGTGTCCGATGGGCTGCTGGCTGGCAACGAAAAGACCACCATGCAGAACCTCAACGATCGCCTCGCCTCCTACTTGGACAAGGTGCGCGCCCTGGAGCAGGCCAACGGCGAGCTGGAGGTGAAGATCCGTGACTGGTACCAGAAGCAGGGGCCCGGACCCTCCCGCGATTACAGCCACTATTTCAAGACCATCCAGGACTTGCGCGACAAG ATTCTTGGTGCCACCATTGACAATTCCAAGATTGTCCTACAGATTGATAATGCCCGCCTGGCTGCAGATGACTTCCGAACCAA GTTTGAGACCGAGCAGGCCTTGCGTCTGAGTGTGGAGGCTGATATCAATGGCCTGCGCCGGGTGCTAGATGAGCTGACCCTGGCCAGGACCGACCTGGAGATGCAGATTGAGAGCCTTAAGGAAGAGCTGGCCTACCTGAAGAAGAACCATGAGGAG GAAATTAGTGCCCTGAGGAGCCAGGTGGGTGGCCAGGTCAGTGTGGAGGTGGATTCTGCTCCAGGCGTCGACCTAGCCAAGATCCTGAGCGACATGAGAAGTCAATATGAGGTCATGGCTGAGAAGAACCGGAAGGATGCCGAAGCCTTGTTCATCACTAGG ACTGAGGAGCTGACCAAGGAGGTCGCTGTCCACACTGAGCAGCTCCAGGTGAGCAAGACGGAAGTCACCGACCTTCGACGCACCCTCCAGGGTCTCGAGATTGAGCTGCAGTCCCAACTCAGCATG aaAGCTGCCCTGGAAGGCACACTGGCAGAGACAGAGGCCCGCTACGGAGCCCAGCTGGCACAGATCCAGGGCGTGATCAGCAGCATCGAGGCCCAGCTGAGCGATGTGCGCGCTGACACTGAGCGCCAGAACCTTGAGTATCAGCAGCTCATGGACATCAAGTCgaggctggagcaggagatcGCCACTTACCGGAGCCTGCTTGAGGGACAGGAAGCCCACTACAACAACCTGCCTACCCCCAAGGCCATCTGA
- the Krt15 gene encoding keratin, type I cytoskeletal 15 → MATTFLQTSSTFGGGSTRGASLHAGGGSFGGGSLYGGGGSRSISASSARFVSSGAGGGYGGAMSCGFGGGAGSGFGGAFGGGFGGGFGDFGGGDGGLLSGNEKITMQNLNDRLASYLDKVRALEQANTELEVKIRDWYQKQSPASPERDYSHYFKTIEEIRDKILAATIDNSRVILEIDNARLAADDFRLKYENELALRQSVEADINGLRRVLDELTLARTDLEMQIEQLNEELAYLKKNHEEEMKEFSSQLAGQVNVEMDAAPGVDLTHVLAEMREQYEAIAEKNRRDAEAWFFSKTEELNKEVASNTEMIQTSKTEITDLRRTMQGLEIELQSQLSMKAGLENSLAEVECRYATQLQQIQGLISNLEAQLSELRCEMEAQNQEYNMLLDIKTRLEQEIATYRNLLEGQDAKMAGIGVREASLGGGGGGSSSSSNFHISVEESVDGKVVSSRKREI, encoded by the exons ATGGCTACCACATTCTTGCAAACTTCTTCCACCTTTGGAGGTGGCTCTACCCGCGGGGCTTCCCTCCATGCTGGTGGAGGCAGCTTCGGTGGAGGGAGTCTCTATGGGGGAGGTGGGAGCCGAAGTATCTCTGCTTCTTCTGCTAGGTTTGTCTCCTCGGGGGCAGGAGGGGGATATGGTGGCGCTATGAGttgtggttttggtggtggtgctggtagtGGTTTTGGTGGAGCCTTTGGTGGGGGTTTTGGCGGTGGCTTCGGTGACTTTGGTGGCGGCGATGGAGGTCTCCTTTCTGGCAATGAGAAGATCACCATGCAGAACCTCAATGACCGCCTGGCATCCTACCTGGACAAAGTACGTGCCCTGGAGCAGGCTAACACGGAGCTGGAGGTGAAGATCCGAGACTGGTACCAGAAGCAGAGCCCAGCCAGTCCAGAGCGAGACTACAGCCACTACTTTAAGACCATAGAAGAGATCCGGGACAAA atACTGGCTGCCACCATCGACAACTCGCGTGTCATCCTGGAGATTGACAATGCCAGGCTGGCAGCGGATGACTTCAGGCTCAA GTATGAAAATGAGCTGGCCCTGCGCCAGAGTGTGGAGGCTGACATCAATGGGCTGCGCAGGGTGCTGGATGAGCTGACCCTGGCCAGGACTGACCTGGAGATGCAGATTGAGCAATTGAATGAGGAGCTGGCCTACCTGAAGAAGAACCACGAGGAG GAGATGAAAGAGTTCAGCAGTCAGCTGGCTGGCCAGGTCAACGTGGAGATGGATGCAGCACCTGGGGTGGACCTGACCCACGTGCTGGCTGAGATGAGGGAACAGTATGAGGCCATTGCAGAGAAAAACCGCCGGGATGCAGAGGCTTGGTTCTTCAGTAAG ACTGAAGAGCTGAACAAGGAAGTAGCCTCCAATACAGAAATGATCCAGACCAGCAAGACGGAGATCACAGACCTGAGACGCAccatgcaggggctggagatcGAGCTGCAGTCTCAGCTCAGCATG AAAGCAGGTCTGGAGAACTCTCTGGCAGAGGTGGAGTGCCGCTACGCTACACAGCTGCAGCAGATCCAGGGGCTCATTAGCAACCTGGAGGCCCAGCTGAGTGAGCTCCGCTGCGAGATGGAAGCTCAGAACCAGGAGTACAACATGCTGCTGGACATCAAGACTCGGCTGGAGCAGGAGATCGCCACCTACCGCAACCTGCTCGAGGGCCAGGATGCTAA GATGGCTGGCATTGGTGTCAGGGAAG CCTCCCTGGGAGGTGGCGGCggtggaagcagcagcagcagcaatttCCACATTAGTGTGGAGGAATCAGTCGATGGAAAGGTGGTTTCTTCCCGTAAGAGAGAAATCTAA